Part of the Etheostoma spectabile isolate EspeVRDwgs_2016 chromosome 21, UIUC_Espe_1.0, whole genome shotgun sequence genome is shown below.
CTGGAGCCTTTACGAGGCAGCGTGCTGGGCCGATCGGGGATCCCCGGCCTGAGATCTTGAATATCCTGGTTGACGTACTCTAAAACACATAGGAGGAAGAATGAAAAGTCAGAACAAAACATGCAGGGATTCAACACTTcctttcatgttattttttgtttttattttttgctcacCTGGCATGATATGATTATGACTCCGTCTGGGCAGCGAGTGATTAAGGTGATGAGAAGGATAAAAGCCGTTTGGCCCGTCTGTCTCCAGGTCACCCTGGCTCCCGTTTGAGTAGGTGGGGTCTCTGCAGTAACGTCCGGGGCTGGCTGGGGGCAGCTCGTCTGGAGGCCCATCCAGGAAGACAGAGTCAGACTGGCCCCCGGCCGAGGGGCTGCGAGCCAAGGTTGGGTACTGAGGGACCCATACGCCATTGGAGGTGCTGACCCCTAAAGGTAAGGTAGGGTACTGGCTGCGGCCAAGAGTGTTCAGGGAGGAGTACATGCTCCGAGGGCCACCGGCGACAGAGGGCTCTACATCTAAGCCCTGATCTCTGCTCTGctagacagagagaagagataaATGAAATACAGACAATAAGGTGAATTCAGCCACTCAAAGGTATGCAGGTCTCTATGGCTGTGTGAATTAAGAAGAAGGTACCCTGTATGACTGGTGTCTGGATGCCCCATCTCCCTGAGTCCTGGGGAAGTGGTTTGGCTGAGGCACCAGATACTCCTCAGCATCCAGCagttccctcatgttgttcccttcctcctccagAAGCATTCGGAAAAACTGGCTGTCCACTGGGCTGGACATGCTCATTTGCTCATCATTCTGCAAGACAGAGGAAGAACACAATGGAAAACAGAGTAAGAACGTataagtacagtatgtcttttttttttaatccttaatAGACAGAACATATCtcttttcaagaaaaaaaaaaaaacagtccaaagagccacactgttgcaaaCAACACTTGAGACAAATAACATTCTACAATGTACATGACATGAGCATTGTATGATAAAATACTTCAAGAACAgtcacaaaaagtaaaacatctACAACGTGGTACACATGTTCACATACCTGAATGACTACATAGCGAGGTGGATCTCTGGCCATGGCGCTAAAATCATTCACCAGATCTTTGAACCTCGGCCTGCTTTCTGGGTCAATCATCCAACCTGCCATCCAAACATAAAAATCAAGATACCAATTAATCATCGTCAAAACTAACTTCCAATATGTAACTCTGTTAGGGGCAGTAATTAATAATGATACATATTTACTACTAACATTTGACCATGATCATGTAGACGTCGATGGTGCAGATGAGGGGCTGGGGAAGCCGTTCTCCTCCCTCTAAAACATCTGGGATTTCTCTCGCTGGGATCATGTCGTATGGTTTAGCACCAAATGTCATCAGCTCCCAGACCGTCACACCTGAGAAGGAAATGTACAATTACAACAGCACAACTTTTACtcttacaaaaaaatgtctagCAAAATGACAGTCTAATGAGTCATGAAAAGATGACTGGCATGAAATTaagctttacataaaatcagtgcGTCGGTGCTCAAAACACCAATTTAAGCCAGCATTTATTATGATATTATAGATAttagagaattttttttaaaataaggatTTACAGCAGTTTCAAAACTTATTCCTTGCTTATGCAACTTTTTAGATTTAATATGAACTATTCTTATAACTTCAATACTACTTTTCTTAAGCATTGCAATAAATACAAcgcaaaataaatataaaaataaataaattaactgCTTTTGTTCCAAAATTAAGTGCCTGCTTCTTAGATTTTTTTATCACCAAAATGACTGGTGAAGAAATCAAgtttttatgaaaaataaacagtCCACTTTACTAAAAATGTACTTGCTAAAAAAGGAACACCTTATAGTGTCATGCTACATCAGAAAAACTGAGAACACAGGGTTAGAGTTGGTTTTACCATTATGTCTTTTCCAGCATGGAGTGATACTGACCGTAGCTCCAGACATCACTCTGATGAGTGAACTTCCTGTGCAGAATAGACTCTAGTGCCATCCATTTAATAGGCACCTAGAAACAcagatatatattatacatatataattgtAAATGTCCCTAGTGCAGATGCTCCTACAGTCACAGCCCCGTCTTACCTTCCCTCCATCAGCGTGATATTCGGTCTCGTCTATATCGAGCAGACGGGCCAGACCGAAGTCAGTGATCTTTACATGGTTTGGGTTCTTCACCAGAACATTGCGGGCGGCCAAATCTCTGTGGACCAGCCGCACTTCCTCCAGATAACTCATccccttaacacacacacacacacacacacacacacacacacacacacacacacacacacaaacacaacacaccacacaacaccacacacaacaacacacacacacacacacacacacacacacacacacacacacacacacacacgttgacaAATGCTGATGACACATCAAAACTGAAAGGAAAAATAAGGCAATAAAGAAATCAACAACATTTAGCCACTGCTGTTTGCTACGacagatacacacatttacTTCTACTACTACAAGCAGTAGTACAAGTAAGTGCACCTACATGAAAAGTTGATACAATGTTTCTACGTTGCATACCTTGGCGATCTGGACACACCAGTTGAGGAGGAACTGGGAGCCGATGCGGTCCTTGTTCTCCCTGACGTAGTCAAGGAGGCAGCCGTACGGCATCAGCTGAGTGACCAGCTGCACCGTGGAGGTCAGACAAATCCCCAGCAGCCGGCAAACGTAAGGGCTGGCCACTCCTGCCATCACATAGGCCTCCTAAGGAAGACAGAGGAAAGGTGTCGAGAGGTTTGGTATTTATGTGAACtataaatgtttgtgtgtgtatctggcTTTTACTCACATCAAGGATCTCTTTATTGGCCTTTGGCGAAGTGTTCTCTCGTAACACCTTGATGGCAACTggtattttcacattttccccATCAGGAGCCCACACACCCTGAAACACAATAATCACTGCCATTCAAAAACTAACTAAAGACTTAAAGCTAAAcataaatgtaatgttaaagATCTAGCTATACCTTGTAAACAGTACCAAAGGCCCCTGCACCCAGCACCCTGAGTTTTTTCAACTCCGTCTCCTTAAGAATTCGCATCTGAGCCTGATTGGGTGACGCGCCACTGGGTGTCAAAGGCTCCACGAGCTGTACACATGAAGAAAGCAGATAGCAGAGTCCTTCATTACACACTACAAAACCCAAGGGGAACCTAAGACCTTGCCCTGATTTTGAactaaaaacaatgaaaaaaaaaaagtctcatttATGTTCAGCATTTTACTTCCAGCAAATAAACTCCCACCTGTTTCAACATTACACAACCCTAAGCTGTAACACCTGTCTATAAAACAACTtcaataataaaacatcagtcTTTGTAACCGGTGACCGGGCTCCGTCCCCACCTCATGTTCTTGTAGGATCCTCCGCATTGTCTCCTTCCTCCTGAGCTTCTTCTGTCTCCTCAGGTAGAAGACCAGCAGAGCGAGCAGGATAAAGAAGAGTACCACCCCACCCACTGCAGCTGCGATGGTTGTACCCGGtctaaacagagaaaaacagttAAACCCAGCTCCTGTTCCTCAAAATAAGGACAGAGAATCCGCCACATGATTTAAGTATCTGAAAAGATGAAGCAGCTCACCCTGTCCTGGTGTCAATAGGGCAGCCTCTCTCATCCATCACAGTGCATCTGAAACACATAAGCACTGGGTGTGAAATCAttctaattgtgtgtgtgtgtgtgtgtgtgtgtgtgtNNNNNNNNNNgtgtgtgtgtgtgtgtgtgtgtgtgtgagagagacgtGTGTCCACTCACGACAGCGTGCAGTTGGTGTAGCAAGGCAGACAGTGTCCTGTAGCGTTGCTGTACTTCCACACAGTTTGCTGATCCTCCTTCACACCGCTGGGACAATGATCCACACAAAACTCACCATCCTGGAAGTGTTGACACTCTGAACAATGCTCTGCACCCTGAAGACACAGAAACAGCAGGAACAAGCTGGTCATGTGGTGAAAGAACAAGGGGATGGCATGTTATTGTTTAatcaacaaactgtaaaaataaatttaaaataaaaacattgcagACATATTATCCAGTCATTTCATCACAATTTATTCTATTTTCATAGTATTTAAGTATTATATTCCATTGAAGCTACTCTGTTCTGCAATGGAAAACCATGGTAAAGAAACATCTTCAATTGGCTTTTCCTCGGCAGGATCACATAAATGAACATTTGTGGTcaatttgtaaataataaagGAATATTGTCTTTGACAATATGTTATGGCAATGACTGAAAACAATGTGGATAATATTTAAAGTGCAACTGCACATTTGTATGAAGGTCTTGTCCAGAATGAACCATGTTTATAATCCAAAAAggttgatttattttaatgtcaaatGGTTGAGTAGATGAGGCGTATTCAGATTTCTTTTGGTATGCAAAGACTGTAAGCAACATAATAATCTTACCGGGCCATGACAGGAGGCAGAGCCATTGAGAGATCGACACTCTGAGTGACAGGCAACACACAAAGATCCATCTGTGTATTCACGGATAGACCTGCAACACAAGCACAGCTGGGATTTAACACAACGTCCCATAACACTGTCTGGCATTTGTTGGATGCTTTTATCTAAAGCACCTGATGCTGTCATAAGGACATCCATTTTTAGAAAGGGGAACCCAGCTGCAAATAACTGTCAATGTTAGCCTCACCAGATGACAACTTGTTCTCTGAACCACAAAAGACTGGACAACAACGTATATCATTTTTGAACAACTTTTCGTGTTATCTTATTGGGACCATATCATGATAATCTTCGGTTAAATAAACGGTTTGATATTTTGGTAAATACGTTTATTTGCTTTCTTCTCTTTATGCTAAACCAAGCTAACAAGCTGCTGGTTGTAGCTTCATATGTAGCATGCATGCAAGAGTGATTATGCGTGTAATCACATAATGTGATTAATCTTCTAATCTAACTCTTAGCAATAAACACCTGTGGGATATTTATTTTGGACTGTGTAAAGTGTGCATACATTACCTTAAACTGCAGGGAAATTGATACAAACTTCAAAATGGATCTTTACTGATTTATTTTAGTAGTGTTATCTTGTAAAAATTTCAGTTACATACATATGTATCACACAAAAAATCAATTCGGGAAATTGGCTGAGTCATATGTATTTGATTTGTCATTGATGTACAGTTGCTTACGGGCACAATTTAAGTTAAAAGCTTTCCAATGGATTTATTGCGACTACTTTGGCATTTGGCACTGGCTGACAATCCAGTCAACCGGTACTATTTATACCTGGATACTGTGCTATTTGGAACATTATCACTtggctttttattgatttagtGCAGCCACacctacacaaacacaaatgttctCACCCCTGATAGATGTCACACTGCTCCACGCACTCAGTACCGCGTTGGAAAGCCTTGCAGGATGCACACTGGCTGGGCCCCGGGCCCCAGCAGCCCCCCTCACACAGGGGGTGACAAACACGGCCCTCTTCCTCTGAAAACACATGCAGAGTAAACAGAACATGAAGCACAATGGATTTCTGTTGGAACAATACATGGAATTGAACATTGTATCTTGCCGAGTTATTTAACTTGGATGAAGTGACAAGTGCCTGATCAAAGTGCAACCCACAGAAACTCGAAGGGACCTTGGCATTGCATAATGTGTTCACCCACCACAGAGTTGGGCGTCCTGGTTCTTGCTGACGATGCGGTGGGGTCCCTGGGTGGGATGGAGGAGACTATCCCAGGGGAGTGAACTGGTATAGCAAAGCTGGGAATTGTTGTGCAACAGGACCAAACCTCCACTGACGCTGCGTAGTGAACGCAACCCAAGCGACCGGATGTGTAAATTCTGGATGGCCAGAGAAAAAACACCTCTGaacagaaagagatagagaagTTGTAAGTGACCAGTCTGTCCATTAATaatgatttttctttgttttcaaaaattaaatcaaaacaacTCACTCAGAATGCTTTATCACGATATATTTTCATACATCTTGATATTGTGAAGAGATCAAACCAAACATGACTTAACCCCAGCCTCGACAGATGTAGCATTGATTCTCTTGCGCTTTCAAATTCGGTCAAAAATTTGTGggttaatttattaaaaaatgcatgtacagtacaagATCCTACTATTTATTATGGTCCGGTTTTAAAACCTTTATACACTAAGGTAAGGTTGTTTGTAAGTGTTAAAAATAGGTATCAATGTGTTTCAGTTAATGAAAccagaaagaaagacagcaaGGTAGacactttaattaaaacaaagaaacaacaagACTGTTCCAATTATCCAATAACAGCCAATAATGTCAGACCTTGTtgtaaaaacagtgacagaagaACAGATATCACATTTGTCACTATGACCTAGTTTAAACATGCTACACTAGATAACAAATAGCGTCTCATAGATTTTTACTGTTATCCTAGTTGGCATGTGTTGCAAGTTAAAGCAGCTGTGTTGGCTAATAATTACCCTTCAGTAACCCTGAAACAAACTGTCTCAACTATACCAGGAGGTACATAGTTGAAAAAACAGAgtacaaacaaagacacaatgTGGGTGGATGGACATCAAGACAGTGGCATGTGGTGACGCACCACACTACTTGACAATACTGGATGTGTCTGACCATTTAAGTTAAAGGCCTATGTGTATGATGATGATcctttttatgatttgttttttgctttgagTTTTACTTGCTTACACTTAATGTCAGAGAAACGGAgtaataaaatatgtacattCATAGTGCTCCtaaataaaaaggattttttttatgaaaaacaaattgcattTCATATCATACCTGCAGGCAACCCAAATCACAATGGTAAAAACATGTACAATAAAGTGAAGAAGTGTTGATTTTAGGACAATATGGTTAATATTTTGATCTTTCCTCTCTGACTGCCTCATAGAATCAAATCCTGGTTCACAAAAGATTTCCTTAAACTTAACTGCATAAAAACTGAATTTCTCCTCGTTGGCACCAAGTCCACTCTAGCTAAATGCAACaacttctcacttacagttgaCAACTCCTTAGTTTTTCCCACCCCCCatgttaagagtctgggtgatATCCTTGACAGCACTCTATCATACGAATCTCATAtcaacaatattacttgctcTGCATATTTCCACTTAAGCAACATCAACCTTCTTTGTCCGTCTCTTACACCTAACTCCTCCaccattctttttttgtgattaacaatttttattttttaaccccccccccccaaattatTCCAGACCATTCAACAATGTCATattgggcacccagatagctcggTTAGAAGAGCAGGCGCCCAAATATAAACGGTTTACTCCTCGaagcagcgggcctgggtttgactccgacctgcagcctttgctgcatgtcctttctctttctacctctctctctctctctctctctctacttcttcagctgtcctgtcaataaaggcataaaaataccccaaaaaagTTAAGTAATATTAACGGATATTACATTTTTACGAACACCTCCACCCAAGCCATTTTATAAACCCACTCCTGGATTGACGGCACCCCTTTATTCTTCCATCCCCTTAAATTAATCGGTCATTAAACTAGTCTGGACCCAACTTCTCATGTGCTTATACATCCCGTTTAGGATTGACCCATCTCTTAGAACAAATAACCCTGGGCTGAAAGGAAGCTGGGTCCGACACAGGTTATCATGTATCCCATTCCTTAATTCCTGGACTTTATCACAGAACCATAAGACATGAAGTAATTGGCCATCCTCTGTCTTACATTTCCAACAACTTGGTGTGTCTTTCAGACCAATTCTAAAACGATTAGTAAGCGATGAAGGAGGCGCAACCTCAAACCGCGTAGCACTGCCATTCTTGTCACATCCCATTTAGATAACTGAAACGCTctcctctctggtctcccaCTCAAActcctccataaacttcaacagGTCCAGCAGCTGCTTGAATCATCACCAGAATCCTATCCATCAAACACACCCCTGTCCTTCAACAACTGCACTGGCTCCCTATCAACCCTGCATTGACTACAAGattctcctcctccctttcaAAGCTCTCCACAACATGGTACCTCCTTACCTCTCTGAACTCCTCCAGAACTACACCCCAACCTGTACTCTTcgctcttcctcctccatgctCCTCATCACACCTCCTGCACGGCTGTCTCACATGGGGTCAAGAGCTTTCAGCCCTGCAGCCTCCCCCCCATCTATGGAAAGCACTCCCACAACCCATCCGTGACACTGACTTTCACCCTACATTCAAATCTTGTCTTAAAACCTACCTTATCAAACTGACATTCTCAGTGTAAcgttacttttttattttttcttgcatTAATCTGTTGTTGTTTATTGCTTTATGTTTATGCTTGgtctgttttattgttgtacatctgttttatcttttattatttGTACATGTAAGATGTCCCTGAGTGTTGTGAAAGGCGCctataaacaaaataataataacaataataataataatatggagACATGCAGAGAAAAGAAAGGCAGACACAAatgtcagacagacagataggcAATTCAAAAGTCTTACTTGTAGAGCATCCTGCCTCTGATCATCTTCAGGTTCTCAAACACACTCAAGTTAGTCCACTCTTCTGGCCAGGCATCAATATACAAATAACCTGCAAGGGAAATCAAACATATTTGCTAATAACATTCAAATAGAGGTGACATGGTATGCTCTGTGTATCAGACTTCATTGTGGTTTCATATGTAAAATCTGATTGAACTTGGCCAGATTTTTCCTCTCTAGGTAAAATCTTACAAAAAGGATTCAACAAACACTTCATCAGGGTTCCCCTCAGTGCTCAGTACCTGTAATCTCCTCCAGTCTTTTGAAGGCACTCAGCTGCTCGAGGGTCAGACCTGATGTGTTGCTCACAGGGTCGCTGGACAATGACAgcataatatttaaatacaaattgattaaaaaaaaccttactAGAGATAAAATATCCAGTGGTGAAGGTTAGCTCAagtttgtgtttacatttcaCGCTTTAAACAGTTGGACGATGCAAGATAATTTATCAGGAATTTGGCATCTCAGCTTCCGTCGGTGTCACATACGCTGATCTGCGAATCTTTTATTTGACGTCCACAGAGTGACTGGTGAGGCATCTGACTAGTTTGATATAAATTCTATATATTACTGTGTATAACTTTTACTCTTTACTTAAGTGTAAATTTCTCTATTGCATTTAAattgtattacatttaaatcACAATGAGAAGGAAACTTAAAAATTTAAAGTCAAAACATTCACGTCTGGTTTTGAAGTACATTTGAGTACAATGACTTTCACATTGACTTGCACAAATTTATTTAGTAATTTCTAAAGTACCGTTGTGAGGTAAAACTGTATGAATGTTCTATATTTGGCCTGTGTCTCTTACCTTGCAAAGCTCTGAGGGAGGAAAGCCAGACTACCAAAAATCTTCTTACACTTGTTGAACTGCTCAACATTAGAAGATGTTACCATGATGTTGCCATTGTTGTCCATGACGCCGAGGTTGTCCATACCCAGACCATAACACACTGCAATACAAACCATGACGATGGATTAAATAAATCCACACATTAAACTGAAATTACTAAATACGTCTAATATAGCAGGAAAGCAATGACCAACAACCCTCAATAAAAGCCAGGATATCATCAGTGTAGAAGGAAATATAGTGTTGTGTATCACAGTAAACAACGAGGGTATAAGGTGAGTGACATATTGTTTGAGCTAGTGGTTCGATggcattggaaactgtttggaaaggGAAGGCACTCTGAAgagaatattatatataatattatatacttAGCAGGTGATTAGATGAACCATCTGTGTATCAAACTCTTGCCCAAAATCCTGAACtgaagtaaaaacaaatgataCATTATCTAAGTTATGTAAATGTCCTGATTCATAAGACAAACAACAAGGTACTGCAAAAACAGGTTGGTTTACTTTGCACCAGTCAGAATGGGATGCATCAATACATCAGTGCATGCAGCACAAATCATAATCCCCTGTACCAAAGCACAATGTCATGCACATGGAGAATGCAAAACTTAAATGAATCCAGATTATTAGTTATGTGACATATGAGCCACCTAGTGTGAAACTGTTTTTTCCCTGTTGAACTTTTGGATAGCTACTGTTTGTTAGGTACACCTTTTTCAATTGCAAGTTTGCCGGCTGTGCAGATATAATCTGAATCTCCCATTTCTACCACATCCAAAAGGAAAGCTCTATGGGACTAAGATCTAAGATCTATGGGACTAAGATCtagtgactgtggaggccattggACTACCCTAAACttattgttgtatttgtggAACCAGTTTGATAAGTGTTTTTTGTGACATGCCGCGCAATCCTGCGGGAAGTAGGTGTTCAGGTgaacctaataaagtggccagTAAGTACCGTACTTGTAAACATTGTATTGTGGTTAAATGCAAATGTCCTCACAAGGACAGTCTCACCTTTGGGACAGTCTCCTTCGCACCTTTCACATTTCTGCATTTCGTTTCCGTCAGGGTGGGCGACGATAACTTCCTGGTTGGTTCTGGGACAAACCAAAGTACAAGCCACTTCCATAGCCAGATAGTTATctacagacagggagacaaagTGTTCAAAGGGCATCTTtgcagtaaaaagaaaatgaattagGTATGATGAAATGGAAAGCAGGTAGCCTAAATCATTAAGAGTACAGGAATATGACTGTAACAACGCCAGGTTTGGATctctctttatgtgtgtgtgtgtgcatgctttaATCTTGGCACAGAAACCAAATGAATAATATTTTCTCCTTCTCCCCCCGTCAGCTTCAACTATCACATCAAGGCGCCGTACAGCGAGACACTTAATCATCAGGTGCACCAGTGGAGCTGCACAGTGGCTACTAGCTGAGCACCTTTTTATAGCTTTTATAGATTAACAAGGTCTGTTCAAAATAAGTTCTCACAAGGACACGTCTTGACGCAGGTGGCTCCAAAGCTGAACTTCTTGTTTGGGTTGGGTTTGGTCTGATAGGTGGAGGGGTCGTAAATAGTAGGTGGAGGACAGTTCTCCTTACACACACCACTGTCATTGAAGTGGCGGCACGCCTGGAGAGAATGAGGAATGAGGAAACCCGTTACTCCAGAAATGACATAAGACTGTGAGATTGGATGAGATTACAGTGAACACAACAAATATCTgttatgtgcgtgtgtgttttttaccAGACAGTCTGAGTCTTTGGGTCCTGTGCATCCAGCAGCGCACTGCAGGTGACAGCAGTCACTGGGTAAGGGACCTTTACACCGCTGACAGCCAGACGCACATTTAATACGGGTCACTTTGGACAAagataaaaaagtgacaattttAAGATGTACTTCACCTGCTCTAGACTTTATCCAGTAAAAACCAAACCGTCATAATCTGCACAAGATGTTAACTCACAGGTCTGGCAGTCCTGTGCAGTTTCTCCCCAGCAGCTTTTCCCACATACAGAGGAACAACTTGGACCTGTGcaagacaaaacacaacacatgagGAGAGGTAAGGACTTATCCCACAATTTAACAAGACTCTAATGCTAAACTAGCAACTCTGTGGGACTTTAGCAAAGATCATCATACTTCATCAGAACTGACAGTTATATTAAACAGGTGACATTTCTCTTCCTGTACTATCCTGTTGGATGTTCAATATTTCAATCAGTTGCTCACATTTAGGAGCCCGAGGCTGCAGTTTGTGCAGCCGGGCGTGGATGTTCTGCTCGTCCAAAGTGTCCCTCCAAACAATGTTCTGGGGGTCTGGGAAGCATAGCTGGGGGTTGCCCCAAATATACACCACACCCAACAGGATCTCTGCAGGGGAGATAATACGTTAGAGGAGTTCAAAAACTTACTGTCATAGTAGATAATAGAGGCTGAAGCCTAATATATCTGAACatgcttgattgattgatgaatgAGTCAAAACAACTCAAACAAAGTCCCAACCCCAGTCCAGTCAGGTCATACTGGGTTTGGGTATCAATTCTGAGCTCTACTATACTATTATCCAACCTGTGAGGCTACGGAGCC
Proteins encoded:
- the erbb2 gene encoding receptor tyrosine-protein kinase erbB-2 isoform X1; amino-acid sequence: MEAARSLVFLGAVLLVVTGTLGREVCLGTDMKLDLPSSLENHYETLRLLYTGCQVVHGNLEITHLHGDPDLSFLQGIVEVQGYVLVAHVSVSLLPLDNLRIIRGSQLYNSSYALAVLDNTLGGQGLRTLRLRSLTEILLGVVYIWGNPQLCFPDPQNIVWRDTLDEQNIHARLHKLQPRAPKCPSCSSVCGKSCWGETAQDCQTLTRIKCASGCQRCKGPLPSDCCHLQCAAGCTGPKDSDCLACRHFNDSGVCKENCPPPTIYDPSTYQTKPNPNKKFSFGATCVKTCPYNYLAMEVACTLVCPRTNQEVIVAHPDGNEMQKCERCEGDCPKVCYGLGMDNLGVMDNNGNIMVTSSNVEQFNKCKKIFGSLAFLPQSFASDPVSNTSGLTLEQLSAFKRLEEITGYLYIDAWPEEWTNLSVFENLKMIRGRMLYKGVFSLAIQNLHIRSLGLRSLRSVSGGLVLLHNNSQLCYTSSLPWDSLLHPTQGPHRIVSKNQDAQLCEEEGRVCHPLCEGGCWGPGPSQCASCKAFQRGTECVEQCDIYQGSIREYTDGSLCVACHSECRSLNGSASCHGPGAEHCSECQHFQDGEFCVDHCPSGVKEDQQTVWKYSNATGHCLPCYTNCTLSCTVMDERGCPIDTRTGPGTTIAAAVGGVVLFFILLALLVFYLRRQKKLRRKETMRRILQEHELVEPLTPSGASPNQAQMRILKETELKKLRVLGAGAFGTVYKGVWAPDGENVKIPVAIKVLRENTSPKANKEILDEAYVMAGVASPYVCRLLGICLTSTVQLVTQLMPYGCLLDYVRENKDRIGSQFLLNWCVQIAKGMSYLEEVRLVHRDLAARNVLVKNPNHVKITDFGLARLLDIDETEYHADGGKVPIKWMALESILHRKFTHQSDVWSYGVTVWELMTFGAKPYDMIPAREIPDVLEGGERLPQPLICTIDVYMIMVKCWMIDPESRPRFKDLVNDFSAMARDPPRYVVIQNDEQMSMSSPVDSQFFRMLLEEEGNNMRELLDAEEYLVPQPNHFPRTQGDGASRHQSYRQSRDQGLDVEPSVAGGPRSMYSSLNTLGRSQYPTLPLGVSTSNGVWVPQYPTLARSPSAGGQSDSVFLDGPPDELPPASPGRYCRDPTYSNGSQGDLETDGPNGFYPSHHLNHSLPRRSHNHIMPEYVNQDIQDLRPGIPDRPSTLPRKGSRVDRRLPNGLSSGHSVENPGYLVPVTVGAATSPAFDNPYYLDLVAKANAVARAAALDGPETLERDGGVPRHVNGFLTSTAENPEYLGLADTWSGYT
- the erbb2 gene encoding receptor tyrosine-protein kinase erbB-2 isoform X2, with product MEAARSLVFLGAVLLVVTGTLGREVCLGTDMKLDLPSSLENHYETLRLLYTGCQVVHGNLEITHLHGDPDLSFLQGIVEVQGYVLVAHVSVSLLPLDNLRIIRGSQLYNSSYALAVLDNTLGGQGLRTLRLRSLTEILLGVVYIWGNPQLCFPDPQNIVWRDTLDEQNIHARLHKLQPRAPKCPSCSSVCGKSCWGETAQDCQTLTRIKCASGCQRCKGPLPSDCCHLQCAAGCTGPKDSDCLACRHFNDSGVCKENCPPPTIYDPSTYQTKPNPNKKFSFGATCVKTCPYNYLAMEVACTLVCPRTNQEVIVAHPDGNEMQKCERCEGDCPKVCYGLGMDNLGVMDNNGNIMVTSSNVEQFNKCKKIFGSLAFLPQSFASDPVSNTSGLTLEQLSAFKRLEEITGYLYIDAWPEEWTNLSVFENLKMIRGRMLYKGVFSLAIQNLHIRSLGLRSLRSVSGGLVLLHNNSQLCYTSSLPWDSLLHPTQGPHRIVSKNQDAQLCEEEGRVCHPLCEGGCWGPGPSQCASCKAFQRGTECVEQCDIYQGSIREYTDGSLCVACHSECRSLNGSASCHGPGAEHCSECQHFQDGEFCVDHCPSGVKEDQQTVWKYSNATGHCLPCYTNCTLSCTVMDERGCPIDTRTGPGTTIAAAVGGVVLFFILLALLVFYLRRQKKLRRKETMRRILQEHELVEPLTPSGASPNQAQMRILKETELKKLRVLGAGAFGTVYKGVWAPDGENVKIPVAIKVLRENTSPKANKEILDEAYVMAGVASPYVCRLLGICLTSTVQLVTQLMPYGCLLDYVRENKDRIGSQFLLNWCVQIAKGMSYLEEVRLVHRDLAARNVLVKNPNHVKITDFGLARLLDIDETEYHADGGKVPIKWMALESILHRKFTHQSDVWSYGVTVWELMTFGAKPYDMIPAREIPDVLEGGERLPQPLICTIDVYMIMVKCWMIDPESRPRFKDLVNDFSAMARDPPRYVVIQNDEQMSMSSPVDSQFFRMLLEEEGNNMRELLDAEEYLVPQPNHFPRTQGDGASRHQSYRSRDQGLDVEPSVAGGPRSMYSSLNTLGRSQYPTLPLGVSTSNGVWVPQYPTLARSPSAGGQSDSVFLDGPPDELPPASPGRYCRDPTYSNGSQGDLETDGPNGFYPSHHLNHSLPRRSHNHIMPEYVNQDIQDLRPGIPDRPSTLPRKGSRVDRRLPNGLSSGHSVENPGYLVPVTVGAATSPAFDNPYYLDLVAKANAVARAAALDGPETLERDGGVPRHVNGFLTSTAENPEYLGLADTWSGYT